A window of the Helianthus annuus cultivar XRQ/B chromosome 4, HanXRQr2.0-SUNRISE, whole genome shotgun sequence genome harbors these coding sequences:
- the LOC110937653 gene encoding DEAD-box ATP-dependent RNA helicase 8 has protein sequence MNSNYARGGGGGRYPPGIGRGGGGGGGGGGGGGGNYGNPNPNFQQQKNYQQQQYAQRNPVHQQQFQQQQQQQQWLRRNPVGNDSNAVDEVEKTVQSDATDSSSQDWKAQLRLPPADTRYRTEDVTATKGNEFEDYFLKRELLMGIYEKGFERPSPIQEESIPIALTGSDILARAKNGTGKTAAFCIPALEKIDQEKNVIQVVILVPTRELALQTSQVCKELGKHLNIQVMVTTGGTSLKDDIMRLYQPVHLLVGTPGRILDLAKKGICALKDCAMLVMDEADKLLSPEFQPSVEQLIHCMPRNRQILMFSATFPVTVKDFKDRYLQKPYVINLMDELTLKGITQFYAFVEERQKVHCLNTLFSKLQINQSIIFCNSVNRVELLAKKITELGYSCFYIHAKMLQDHRNRVFHDFRNGACRNLVCTDLFTRGIDIQAVNVVINFDFPKNSETYLHRVGRSGRFGHLGLAVNLITYEDRFNLYRIEQELGTEIKQIPPFIDQAIYCR, from the exons ATGAACAGTAATTACGCACGTGGAGGAGGAGGGGGAAGGTATCCGCCGGGTATTGGTCggggcggcggcggcggtggtggcggcggcggtggtggtggtggaaattatggaaaccctaaccctaatttccAACAGCAGAAGAATTACCAACAACAACAGTATGCACAAAGGAATCCAGTGCATCAGCAGCAGtttcaacagcagcagcagcagcaacagtgGCTGAGGAGAAACCCTGTGGGGAATGATTCGAATGCGGTCGATGAAGTCGAAAAGACTGTACAGTCGGATGCTACTGATTCTAG TTCCCAAGATTGGAAGGCACAGTTGAGGCTCCCACCAGCTGACACGCGATACAGGACAGAA GATGTGACAGCCACAAAAGGAAATGAATTTGAAGACTACTTTCTCAAGCGTGAGTTACTTATGGGGATATACGAAAAGGGTTTCGAAAGACCATCTCCAATTCAAGAGGAAAGCATCCCCATTGCTCTTACAGGAAGTGATATTCTAGCAAGAGCTAAAAACGGCACAGGGAAGACCGCCGCCTTCTGCATTCCTGCTTTAGAAAAAATCGATCAAGAGAAAAATGTCATTCAAG TTGTTATACTTGTTCCAACTCGGGAGTTGGCTCTTCAGACGTCACAAGTTTGTAAAGAACTTGGAAAACATCTAAACATTCAAGTCATGGTAACCACCGGTGGGACCAGCTTAAAAGATGATATCATGCGTTTATATCAACCAGTTCATTTACTTGTTGGTACACCTGGAAGAATATTAGATCTTGCAAAAAAGGGGATCTGTGCATTGAAAGATTGCGCAATGCTCGTCATGGATGAG GCTGATAAACTATTGTCACCTGAGTTCCAGCCGTCAGTAGAGCAACTGATTCACTGTATGCCTAGGAATCGTCAAATTTTGATGTTTTCAGCAACGTTTCCTGTGACAGTTAAGGATTTTAAGGATAGATATCTTCAGAAACCGTATGTTATTAACCTCATGGATGAGCTTACACTCAAGGGAATAACCCAGTTTTATGCTTTTGTTGAAGAACGTCAAAAAGTTCATTGCCTCAACACTCTTTTCTCCAAG CTTCAAATCAACCAGTCAATCATTTTCTGTAATTCGGTTAATCGGGTTGAGCTATTGGCCAAGAAAATTACAGAGCTTGGTTACTCTTGTTTCTACATTCATGCTAAAATGCTCCAAGATCACCGTAATAGAGTTTTTCATGATTTTCGTAACGGTGCCTGCAGAAATCTTGTCTGCACTG ATTTATTCACAAGGGGTATTGATATTCAAGCTGTAAACGTTGTTATCAATTTTGACTTCCCGAAGAACTCTGAAACATATCTACACAGG GTTGGTCGATCGGGGAGATTTGGACACCTTGGTTTAGCAGTAAATCTGATTACATATGAAGACCGTTTTAATCT GTATAGGATTGAACAAGAACTTGGAACTGAGATAAAGCAGATTCCTCCGTTTATTGATCAGGCTATTTATTGTCGGTGA